The following are encoded together in the Magnetospirillum gryphiswaldense MSR-1 v2 genome:
- a CDS encoding glycosyltransferase, whose translation MMAHIVMADDGIVFDGRTLDERPLGGAETSFIEMANALAARGHDVHVYNKCTQAVTHRRVHWHPIAEGLPETADLYIANRGDKLIRQVPGAKKTIFWIHNPAGYLLKWRYQWKLALRRPTIVFSGASHAGTYPAWGFAGGREIVLYGLTDLFCHASQRPAPPPPRAVFTSNPLRSLDWLLDIWENAVHPAIPAAQLHIFAGMATYGAAGQAKAGKMGPVLERAAGLADKGVVLRGPVPKAQLVEELTQARLLMYRGDMGETFCSAVAEAQAMGVPVVLEDIACMKERLIHGQTGFVTQGAEDFAARSVQLLTDDCLWTAQHQACLDHQRRWRWDDAARGFERIAGW comes from the coding sequence ATGATGGCCCATATCGTCATGGCCGACGACGGCATCGTCTTCGATGGCCGCACCTTGGACGAACGCCCCTTGGGCGGGGCCGAAACCTCGTTCATCGAGATGGCCAACGCCCTGGCGGCGCGGGGCCACGACGTCCACGTCTATAACAAGTGTACCCAGGCGGTGACCCATCGCCGGGTCCATTGGCACCCCATCGCCGAAGGCCTGCCGGAAACCGCCGACCTTTACATCGCCAATCGCGGCGACAAGCTGATCCGTCAGGTGCCGGGGGCGAAGAAGACCATCTTCTGGATTCACAATCCCGCCGGCTATCTGCTGAAATGGCGTTATCAGTGGAAACTGGCATTGCGCCGCCCGACCATCGTCTTTTCCGGCGCCAGCCATGCCGGCACCTATCCGGCCTGGGGTTTTGCCGGTGGGCGTGAAATCGTGCTGTACGGGCTGACCGATCTGTTCTGCCACGCCAGCCAACGCCCCGCCCCGCCGCCGCCGCGCGCGGTTTTCACCTCGAACCCACTGCGATCCCTGGATTGGCTGCTCGATATCTGGGAAAACGCGGTCCACCCGGCGATCCCCGCCGCCCAGTTGCACATCTTCGCCGGCATGGCCACCTATGGCGCCGCCGGTCAGGCCAAGGCCGGCAAGATGGGGCCGGTGCTGGAACGCGCCGCCGGATTGGCCGACAAGGGCGTGGTGCTGCGTGGACCAGTGCCCAAGGCGCAATTGGTGGAGGAACTGACCCAGGCCCGCCTGCTGATGTATCGTGGCGACATGGGCGAGACGTTCTGTTCGGCGGTAGCCGAGGCCCAGGCCATGGGCGTGCCGGTGGTACTGGAAGACATCGCCTGCATGAAGGAACGGCTGATCCACGGCCAGACCGGCTTCGTCACCCAAGGGGCCGAGGATTTCGCCGCGCGTTCAGTGCAGTTGCTGACCGACGATTGCTTGTGGACGGCCCAGCATCAAGCCTGCCTCGACCATCAGCGTCGTTGGCGCTGGGACGACGCCGCCCGCGGATTCGAGCGTATCGCCGGTTGGTGA
- a CDS encoding glycosyltransferase family 2 protein — MTNPPPRLSALVVAHNEEKRLQACLERLTFADEIVVLLDKCTDGSKAIAARFTDRLLEGRWDMEGERRNTGIAFCTGDWVLEVDADEHVTPELAVEIRATINATAFDWHEIPVDNYIGERLVRHGWGGSFGKAAYPGLFRKNAKTWGNDRVHPSLIWRGRKGPMLKHRINHYVDRNISDMIRRLDSYSTAKARDLRDRGETWGSTASNVRRMVSRFWKCYVSRKGYREGGYGFIIAVCAALYPMLSHLKARLEKE, encoded by the coding sequence ATGACCAATCCGCCCCCCCGCCTGTCGGCCCTGGTGGTTGCCCACAATGAGGAAAAGCGGCTGCAAGCCTGTCTCGAGCGGCTGACCTTCGCCGACGAGATCGTCGTGCTGTTGGACAAATGTACCGACGGCAGCAAGGCCATCGCCGCCCGCTTCACCGACCGCCTGCTGGAAGGCCGCTGGGATATGGAAGGCGAGCGCCGCAACACCGGCATCGCCTTTTGCACCGGCGACTGGGTGCTGGAAGTGGATGCCGACGAACACGTCACCCCAGAGCTGGCGGTGGAAATCCGCGCCACCATCAACGCCACCGCTTTCGACTGGCACGAAATCCCGGTGGACAATTACATCGGCGAGCGTCTGGTGCGCCATGGCTGGGGCGGATCCTTCGGCAAGGCGGCCTATCCCGGCCTGTTCCGCAAAAACGCCAAGACCTGGGGCAATGACCGCGTTCATCCCAGTCTGATCTGGCGCGGGCGCAAGGGGCCGATGCTGAAACACCGGATCAACCATTACGTCGATCGCAATATCTCGGACATGATCCGCCGCCTGGACAGCTATTCCACCGCCAAGGCCCGCGACCTGCGCGACCGCGGCGAAACCTGGGGCTCGACCGCCAGCAATGTGCGGCGCATGGTGTCGCGGTTCTGGAAATGCTATGTCTCGCGCAAGGGATACCGCGAGGGCGGCTATGGCTTCATCATCGCCGTCTGCGCCGCGCTTTATCCCATGTTGTCGCACCTGAAAGCCCGGCTGGAGAAAGAATGA